In Thermodesulfobacteriota bacterium, a single window of DNA contains:
- a CDS encoding heavy-metal-associated domain-containing protein yields MPRKPFHLAVMTLAALLAAAGLAVAEPIRTTLQVDNLTCGACLSRISNALSTVDGISAMDASLQQGLVMVDHDSSLAAEQVARVVTEAGYPARVLGQSPPPSPAAAGPEGGTPPAAAAGRSGCGGCDSPACGATAAAWQQLWQRLSGGR; encoded by the coding sequence ATGCCCCGCAAGCCGTTCCACCTCGCTGTCATGACCCTGGCCGCCCTGCTGGCTGCCGCTGGCCTTGCGGTCGCCGAGCCGATCCGCACCACGTTGCAGGTAGACAACCTGACGTGCGGCGCCTGCCTGTCCCGGATCAGCAACGCGTTGTCGACCGTGGACGGGATCAGCGCCATGGATGCCAGCCTGCAGCAGGGGCTGGTGATGGTGGACCATGATTCCAGTCTGGCCGCCGAACAGGTGGCCCGGGTGGTCACCGAGGCCGGCTATCCGGCCCGGGTCCTCGGTCAGTCCCCGCCCCCGTCGCCGGCTGCCGCCGGCCCTGAGGGCGGGACGCCGCCCGCCGCGGCTGCCGGCCGCAGCGGCTGCGGCGGCTGCGACAGCCCGGCCTGCGGCGCCACAGCCGCCGCCTGGCAGCAGCTGTGGCAACGTCTGTCCGGCGGCCGATAG
- a CDS encoding DUF2318 domain-containing protein gives MRTAKTVFVTVLLVAAPLTVLAFWPWSSGPQELASQEGVLRIPVSSLGDGRAHHYQTRAADGTRVIFFAVKDAQGRIRTAVDACDVCYKAGKGFVQDGSFMVCENCGQRFAISRIGEVKGGCNPAPLPATIEDNEVRILTSDIDLNSGYAKYRRL, from the coding sequence ATGCGAACCGCCAAGACCGTCTTTGTAACCGTTCTGCTTGTCGCTGCCCCCCTGACCGTCCTCGCCTTCTGGCCCTGGAGCAGTGGTCCCCAGGAGCTTGCATCCCAGGAGGGCGTGCTGCGCATCCCGGTATCGAGTCTGGGGGACGGCCGGGCCCACCACTACCAGACCCGGGCTGCCGACGGCACCAGGGTGATCTTCTTCGCCGTCAAGGACGCCCAAGGCCGGATCCGCACCGCGGTGGACGCCTGCGACGTCTGTTACAAGGCCGGCAAAGGCTTTGTCCAGGACGGCAGCTTCATGGTGTGCGAAAACTGCGGCCAGCGCTTCGCCATCAGCCGCATTGGCGAGGTCAAGGGAGGCTGCAACCCGGCACCGTTGCCGGCGACCATCGAGGACAACGAAGTGCGTATCCTGACGAGCGACATCGACCTGAACAGCGGGTACGCCAAGTACCGGCGCCTGTGA
- a CDS encoding GspH/FimT family protein, translating to MRRPVHHSGSRCDQGYTLVELMVVLAIAGILAAAVVWEFADPRADVKAGTLGLRTDLNMARFEAVSRNQTVRVDFLLDTDLDGDGDADDGYRIWIDDFPAGAPDGTYTEDPDPTLADTLIRVVPFPDGVELYDIDFADGPDTTPSGGALVVTDGVSFSFGNNFTTFQSNGTAVAGTVYLYYPDDAGAPTEMRVAPYAVVLSSVGRVRVRVWRDGAWQLR from the coding sequence ATGCGCAGACCCGTCCACCATTCCGGCAGCCGTTGCGATCAGGGCTACACCCTGGTGGAGCTTATGGTCGTCCTGGCCATCGCCGGCATTCTGGCGGCGGCGGTGGTGTGGGAGTTCGCCGATCCCCGGGCCGACGTCAAGGCCGGCACCCTGGGCCTGCGCACCGATCTTAACATGGCTCGATTCGAGGCGGTGAGCCGCAACCAGACGGTGCGGGTGGACTTCCTCCTGGACACCGACCTGGACGGCGACGGCGATGCCGACGACGGCTACCGGATCTGGATCGATGACTTCCCGGCCGGTGCCCCGGACGGCACCTACACCGAAGACCCGGATCCGACCCTGGCGGACACCCTGATCAGGGTGGTGCCCTTTCCGGACGGGGTGGAGCTCTATGACATCGATTTTGCCGATGGCCCGGATACCACGCCCAGCGGCGGTGCGCTCGTCGTCACCGACGGGGTGTCCTTTTCCTTCGGCAACAACTTCACCACCTTCCAGTCCAACGGCACCGCCGTCGCCGGCACGGTCTATCTCTACTACCCGGATGACGCCGGCGCGCCAACGGAGATGCGGGTGGCGCCCTATGCCGTGGTGCTTTCGTCCGTTGGCCGGGTGCGGGTGCGGGTCTGGCGGGATGGGGCCTGGCAGCTGCGCTGA
- a CDS encoding FtsX-like permease family protein has protein sequence MRLASISLNNLRRRKAKMLFLVTGLLIGIATIVTLVAITEAMSRDIEERLDQFGANIVMAPRSDQLSLSYGGVAAGGVSYTLQEFAEEDLARIRTIKDSRNLGAVAPKVLGAVTINGRQVLLMGADLAVEFNLKTWWHANGTLPSQPDQLLAGDEAARALGLHPGGSITLAGRPFTVTAILAPTGGPEDTILVGDLHTVQQILGKPGRITLVEIAAFCRDCPIEEMVLQIAEQFPDAKVTALKQAVLAKMQSIELFRSFSYGISFLVILVGSLLVFVTMMGSVNERTREIGIFRAIGFRRGHVMQIILLEALLVGLVGGTLGFAAGNGIAWLVVPLVLPQGGLAGINFSLGGVAVLLAVGLSLAASFYPAQKASRLDPSEALRAL, from the coding sequence ATGCGACTGGCCTCCATTTCCCTCAACAACCTGCGGCGTCGCAAGGCCAAGATGCTCTTCCTGGTGACCGGTCTTCTCATCGGCATCGCCACCATCGTCACCCTGGTGGCCATCACCGAGGCCATGAGCCGGGACATTGAAGAACGTCTGGATCAGTTCGGCGCCAACATCGTCATGGCCCCCCGGAGCGACCAGCTGTCTCTGAGCTACGGCGGCGTCGCCGCGGGTGGCGTTTCCTACACGTTGCAGGAGTTTGCCGAAGAGGACTTGGCGCGCATCCGCACCATCAAAGACAGCCGCAACCTGGGGGCAGTGGCACCCAAGGTACTGGGCGCTGTGACCATCAACGGCCGCCAGGTGCTGCTCATGGGCGCCGATCTGGCCGTGGAATTCAATCTCAAGACCTGGTGGCATGCCAACGGCACTTTGCCCAGCCAGCCCGACCAGCTCCTGGCCGGGGATGAGGCGGCCCGCGCTCTGGGCCTGCACCCGGGAGGCAGCATCACCCTGGCCGGCCGCCCCTTCACGGTCACGGCCATCCTCGCCCCCACCGGCGGGCCTGAGGACACCATCCTGGTGGGCGACCTGCATACTGTCCAGCAGATCCTGGGCAAGCCGGGCCGGATCACCCTGGTGGAGATCGCCGCTTTCTGCCGGGACTGCCCCATCGAGGAGATGGTGCTGCAGATCGCCGAACAGTTCCCGGACGCCAAGGTCACGGCGCTCAAGCAGGCGGTCCTGGCCAAGATGCAGTCCATCGAGCTCTTCCGTTCCTTCAGCTACGGGATCTCGTTTCTGGTGATCCTGGTGGGCTCCCTGCTGGTGTTCGTGACCATGATGGGCTCGGTGAACGAACGGACGAGGGAGATCGGCATCTTCCGGGCCATCGGTTTTCGGCGTGGCCATGTCATGCAGATTATCCTCCTGGAGGCCCTCCTGGTGGGCCTGGTGGGAGGCACCCTCGGCTTTGCCGCCGGCAACGGCATCGCCTGGCTGGTCGTCCCCCTGGTCCTGCCCCAGGGGGGACTGGCCGGCATCAACTTCTCCCTGGGCGGGGTGGCCGTGCTGCTGGCCGTCGGCCTGAGCCTGGCCGCCAGCTTCTATCCCGCCCAGAAGGCCAGCCGCCTCGATCCCAGCGAGGCCTTGCGGGCCCTCTAG
- a CDS encoding radical SAM protein produces the protein MRPIPDDDLASCRLCPRRCGVDRRRKRGFCGGGALAAVNLWQLHHGEEPVLSGGQGSGTIFFAGCSLRCVYCQNYRISQLGWGAERRPEELAAIMLELAAAGAHNVNLVTPSHFTPQVRAALQLARARGLTLPVVWNSSAYEEPATLSSLEGLVDIYLPDLRYAVVAAASRYSAAGDYPAVAQRAIREMHRQVGHLQLDDQGLARRGLLCRLLVLPGNVNRVDLALDWLADLLGPRTHVSLMAQYYPAHQAARFPEIDRPVTETEYHLVQRHLEALGLPGFVQDLGSRPQWTPDFRPQVGPASSLNPGHLPSLPTA, from the coding sequence ATGCGGCCGATTCCAGACGACGACCTGGCCAGCTGTCGATTGTGTCCCCGCCGGTGCGGCGTCGACCGCCGGCGCAAGCGAGGCTTCTGCGGCGGCGGCGCCCTGGCGGCCGTCAACCTCTGGCAGCTCCATCATGGCGAGGAGCCGGTACTGTCCGGCGGCCAGGGCAGCGGCACCATCTTCTTTGCCGGCTGCAGCTTGCGCTGTGTCTACTGCCAGAACTACCGGATCAGCCAGCTGGGCTGGGGTGCGGAGCGAAGGCCCGAGGAGCTGGCGGCCATCATGCTGGAGCTGGCTGCGGCCGGGGCTCACAACGTCAACCTGGTGACCCCCAGCCACTTCACGCCCCAGGTGCGGGCCGCCTTGCAGCTGGCCCGGGCCCGGGGCCTCACTTTGCCGGTGGTCTGGAACTCTTCCGCCTACGAGGAGCCGGCGACCCTATCCAGCCTGGAAGGCCTGGTGGACATCTATCTGCCGGATCTGCGCTATGCGGTGGTCGCCGCCGCCAGCCGTTACTCGGCCGCCGGCGACTACCCTGCGGTCGCCCAGCGGGCGATCCGGGAGATGCACCGGCAGGTGGGCCACCTGCAGCTGGACGACCAGGGTCTGGCCCGGCGGGGCCTGTTGTGCCGGCTGCTGGTCCTGCCCGGCAACGTCAACCGCGTCGACCTCGCTCTGGATTGGCTGGCCGACCTCCTGGGACCGCGCACCCATGTGAGCCTCATGGCCCAGTACTATCCTGCTCATCAGGCCGCCCGCTTCCCGGAAATCGACCGGCCTGTGACCGAAACCGAGTACCACCTGGTGCAGCGGCACCTGGAGGCCCTGGGGCTGCCCGGCTTTGTCCAGGATCTCGGCAGCCGGCCCCAGTGGACCCCGGACTTTCGGCCCCAGGTCGGGCCAGCCTCCTCCCTCAACCCTGGCCACCTGCCCTCCTTGCCAACGGCGTAG
- a CDS encoding type IV pilin protein: protein MIPVKRTSVVPGFSLVELMIVLAIIGILSAVAVPAYMNHLYRSRQNDAVQILMDIQRTQEMFHALNDAYAPSIGALGAFTDTHFDTAHYAFAVTVASTDSFLVTATGDPNGDGTAGDNWSIDEDDRQPTHEPSSEALTFSLIDQIL from the coding sequence ATGATCCCTGTCAAGAGGACCTCTGTCGTCCCGGGCTTCTCCCTGGTGGAGCTGATGATCGTTCTGGCCATCATCGGCATTCTGTCGGCGGTGGCCGTGCCGGCCTACATGAACCACCTGTACCGGAGCCGGCAAAACGACGCGGTGCAGATCCTCATGGACATCCAGCGCACCCAGGAGATGTTCCACGCCTTGAACGATGCCTATGCCCCGTCCATCGGCGCCCTGGGCGCCTTCACCGACACCCACTTCGACACCGCCCATTACGCCTTTGCGGTGACCGTCGCCAGCACCGACTCCTTCCTCGTCACCGCCACCGGCGACCCCAACGGCGACGGCACGGCAGGCGACAACTGGAGCATCGACGAGGACGATCGCCAGCCCACCCACGAGCCCAGCTCCGAGGCCCTCACCTTCTCGCTCATCGACCAGATCCTGTAA
- a CDS encoding sigma-54 dependent transcriptional regulator, which produces MTATVLLIDDDPSLRRVTEYNLAAAGFTVLPAASGAVGLTLFRTRRPDLVITDVRLGDMDGLAVLAAIKEENSETPVIVITAFGSIELAVQAMQKGAFTFLTKPFDREALRLAAHQALELASLRVRNQALTEELDRLAGVDGITTSNPAMAEILETAVAVAASEATVLITGESGTGKELLARLIHRRSPRRDHPLVAVNCSAIPPTLIESELFGHKKGAFTGAVAHRKGRFQTANHGTLFLDEVGELRPDMQAKLLRGLQEREVEPVGADRPERVDVRIIAATNRDLEEAIRRGEVREDLFYRLSVIHLHLPPLRERREDIPALTRQFLDRLGAPPEVRFSESALARMHHYAWPGNIRELQNVVERCLILRKGPVIEAGSLQLPEPAAPDAFPLPEIPDEGISLEAVERALVEKALAKAGNNRSEAARLLKIPRHVLLYRLAKFGL; this is translated from the coding sequence ATGACCGCCACGGTCCTTCTCATCGACGACGATCCCTCGTTGCGCCGGGTCACCGAGTACAACCTGGCCGCCGCCGGCTTCACCGTCCTGCCCGCCGCCTCCGGCGCCGTTGGCCTGACTCTGTTCCGGACCCGGCGCCCGGATCTGGTGATCACCGATGTCCGGCTGGGGGACATGGATGGCCTGGCGGTGCTGGCCGCGATCAAGGAGGAGAATTCCGAGACGCCGGTGATCGTCATCACGGCCTTTGGCTCCATCGAGCTGGCGGTCCAGGCGATGCAAAAGGGGGCCTTCACCTTCCTCACCAAGCCCTTCGACCGGGAGGCCTTGCGGCTTGCCGCCCACCAGGCCCTGGAGCTGGCAAGCCTCCGGGTCCGCAACCAGGCCCTGACGGAGGAGTTGGACCGGCTGGCCGGCGTCGATGGCATCACCACCAGCAACCCGGCCATGGCCGAGATCCTGGAAACAGCCGTGGCGGTGGCGGCCAGCGAGGCAACGGTCCTGATCACCGGCGAGTCCGGCACCGGCAAGGAGCTGCTGGCCCGCCTCATCCACCGGCGCTCCCCTCGCCGCGACCATCCTCTCGTGGCGGTGAACTGCTCGGCCATTCCGCCGACCCTGATCGAAAGCGAGCTCTTTGGTCACAAGAAGGGCGCCTTTACCGGTGCGGTGGCGCACCGCAAGGGTCGTTTCCAGACCGCCAACCACGGCACCCTCTTCCTGGATGAGGTCGGAGAGCTGCGGCCGGATATGCAGGCCAAGCTCCTGCGGGGTCTCCAGGAGCGGGAGGTGGAGCCGGTGGGCGCTGACCGGCCGGAGCGGGTGGACGTCCGCATCATCGCTGCCACCAATCGGGACCTTGAGGAGGCCATCCGCCGCGGCGAGGTCCGGGAGGATCTCTTCTACCGCCTCAGCGTCATCCACCTGCATCTGCCGCCCTTGCGGGAGCGGCGGGAAGACATCCCCGCTCTGACTCGACAGTTCCTGGACCGTCTGGGTGCCCCCCCGGAGGTCCGGTTCAGCGAGTCTGCCCTGGCCCGCATGCATCACTACGCCTGGCCGGGCAACATCCGGGAGCTCCAGAATGTGGTGGAGCGCTGCCTGATCCTGAGGAAAGGACCGGTCATCGAGGCTGGGTCCCTCCAGCTGCCAGAGCCGGCTGCCCCGGACGCCTTTCCCCTGCCGGAGATTCCTGACGAAGGCATCAGCCTGGAGGCAGTGGAGCGAGCCCTGGTGGAGAAAGCCTTGGCCAAGGCCGGCAACAACCGCTCCGAAGCAGCCCGTCTCCTGAAGATCCCCCGCCACGTCCTCCTGTACCGCCTCGCGAAGTTCGGCCTCTGA
- a CDS encoding chemotaxis protein CheA, whose protein sequence is MPRSRKTRTAAGRGQCAEVATGPAAGAPSPAAGHDGIWADICREFAAEAADRLDRVEEAILACEVDGQGQVEAINRIMRGFHTVKGNAGVVLSFIAEERGRRDHVLARMQTLGHAAESHFQALRDGGQALGAGDIDLLLVILDRLRGLLAAFNCGQAGGEVADLVARIERARASVEAPAAGPPGPSGRVAGNLAAEESPCLRLLREALAALERGRRHLDDEAVRPQALRRMGLALRDLGKAAREGRQQEIIALAQEGIAAVRALTADWQGQGKAAALAALERIPRGLGDLADRLQTELKPAASPVAAEALSPAATAPSAMIRVPQHRLDRLMNLIGELLVSRTALDQLARRLVATGLPAELASRIKETVGSVSRLGEELQDAIMAARMTPVSHVFARFPRLIRDLGRQLGKQVRLELRGGDTELDRAVVEAITDPLVHLVRNAVDHGLESPEERVRAGKAPEGALVLQAVGHGQSVLISVRDDGRGLSTERIRAKLVARGLLSAGQAQALTREQLHQHVFLPGFSTAAAISEVSGRGVGMDVVRRAVEGIGGTVFLSSQEGSGTAISLTLPLTLAVSGGLEVAAGGAHYYLPLEQVVEAVKVDSAAFHGHRGESMVVVRQEILPVKSLAGLLGEGPREPGPPAADPGREQLRSLVILRQGQRRVALEVDRFFREERYVLKPRKGLLARTPGVLGAVITPDGLVNLVLDPLQLW, encoded by the coding sequence ATGCCTCGTTCCCGAAAGACCAGGACAGCTGCCGGCCGCGGGCAGTGCGCAGAGGTCGCGACCGGGCCAGCTGCCGGCGCACCGTCGCCGGCTGCCGGCCACGACGGCATCTGGGCCGACATCTGCCGGGAATTTGCGGCCGAGGCGGCGGATCGGCTGGACCGGGTGGAGGAAGCGATCCTGGCCTGCGAGGTCGACGGCCAGGGGCAGGTGGAAGCCATCAACCGCATCATGCGGGGCTTCCACACCGTCAAGGGCAACGCTGGCGTGGTCCTGTCTTTCATCGCCGAGGAAAGGGGCCGCAGGGATCATGTCCTGGCCCGGATGCAGACCCTTGGCCATGCCGCCGAGAGCCACTTCCAGGCCCTGCGGGATGGTGGCCAGGCTCTGGGCGCCGGGGATATCGATCTCCTCCTGGTGATCCTGGACCGGTTGCGCGGCCTGCTCGCAGCCTTCAATTGTGGACAGGCCGGAGGGGAGGTGGCGGATCTGGTGGCCAGGATCGAGCGGGCCCGGGCCTCGGTCGAGGCGCCAGCGGCCGGGCCGCCTGGGCCGTCCGGAAGGGTAGCCGGCAATCTGGCTGCCGAGGAATCCCCGTGCCTGCGGCTTCTCCGGGAGGCCCTGGCCGCCTTGGAGCGGGGACGCCGTCATCTGGATGATGAGGCGGTTCGGCCGCAAGCCTTGCGCCGGATGGGGCTGGCCTTGCGGGATCTGGGCAAGGCGGCCCGGGAGGGCCGGCAGCAGGAGATCATCGCCTTGGCGCAGGAGGGCATAGCGGCTGTTCGGGCCCTGACCGCCGACTGGCAGGGGCAGGGCAAGGCTGCTGCCCTGGCCGCCCTGGAGCGCATCCCGAGGGGGTTGGGCGATCTGGCGGATCGGCTGCAAACGGAGCTGAAGCCAGCTGCCAGCCCGGTGGCCGCCGAGGCCCTGTCGCCGGCGGCCACGGCACCGTCCGCCATGATCCGGGTGCCGCAGCACCGGCTGGATCGGCTCATGAACCTCATCGGCGAGCTCCTGGTGTCCCGGACCGCCTTGGATCAGCTGGCCCGACGGCTGGTCGCTACCGGTCTACCGGCGGAGCTGGCCTCCCGGATCAAGGAGACAGTCGGCTCGGTCTCCCGCCTGGGAGAAGAGCTGCAGGACGCCATCATGGCCGCCCGCATGACGCCGGTCAGTCACGTTTTTGCCCGTTTTCCTCGGCTGATCCGGGACCTCGGCCGCCAGCTGGGCAAGCAGGTGCGGCTGGAGCTGCGCGGTGGCGATACCGAGCTGGACCGGGCGGTGGTGGAGGCGATTACCGACCCCCTGGTGCATCTGGTGCGCAATGCCGTGGATCACGGTCTGGAAAGTCCCGAGGAGCGGGTCCGGGCCGGCAAGGCACCGGAAGGAGCTCTGGTCCTGCAGGCGGTGGGGCACGGTCAGTCGGTTCTGATCTCCGTCCGGGATGACGGTCGGGGCCTGTCCACGGAGCGGATCCGGGCCAAGCTGGTGGCCCGTGGCCTTCTTTCCGCCGGCCAGGCCCAGGCTCTCACCCGGGAGCAGCTGCATCAGCACGTCTTCCTGCCGGGCTTTTCGACCGCTGCGGCCATCAGCGAGGTTTCGGGCCGGGGGGTGGGCATGGATGTGGTCCGGCGGGCGGTGGAGGGCATTGGCGGCACCGTCTTCCTCAGCAGCCAGGAGGGGAGCGGTACCGCGATCAGCCTCACCCTGCCGCTGACCTTGGCGGTCAGCGGCGGTCTGGAGGTGGCGGCTGGCGGCGCCCACTATTACCTGCCGCTGGAACAGGTGGTGGAAGCGGTCAAGGTCGACTCGGCCGCCTTCCATGGCCATCGGGGTGAATCCATGGTGGTGGTGCGCCAGGAGATCCTGCCGGTGAAAAGCCTGGCAGGCCTTCTCGGGGAAGGCCCACGGGAGCCCGGTCCGCCGGCAGCTGACCCGGGCCGGGAGCAGCTCCGCTCCCTGGTCATCCTCCGTCAGGGCCAGCGGCGGGTGGCCCTGGAGGTGGATCGCTTCTTCCGGGAGGAGAGGTATGTCCTCAAGCCCCGGAAGGGCCTGTTGGCGCGGACGCCTGGGGTGCTTGGCGCGGTGATCACCCCGGACGGTCTGGTCAACCTGGTGCTCGATCCCCTGCAGCTGTGGTAG
- a CDS encoding HAMP domain-containing sensor histidine kinase, whose product MQKLRIAALAVMVVAIGLAHLLTPGQYHFFHDTFRRLSYFPIVLAAIWFGLRGGLTVAVLSSVAFTPHLALFLARDPGASLSELTEVLLYLAAGTVTGFIAGREARLRRQYQEASQNLERSYARLHDQAQLLLEAEEQLGASQRLSALGQLAATLAHEIKNPLAAIRGAAEILREDLPAGHPKEEFADILLKEVNRLNATVEEVLRYSRGVPSRSTPWEPLRPVVERVVTLVEGQRRKKAVQLTVAGLTEAGDRPVDGGRLTQVLLNLVINAIEVVPAAGGRVEIRVAADPDALELAIRDNGPGVPAQDRQRIFMPFVSNKEGGTGLGLSLSRKLVEGLGGQLLCGEGPEGGALFTIRLPVPGSPAGTPPSPETLP is encoded by the coding sequence ATGCAGAAGCTGCGCATCGCCGCCCTGGCGGTCATGGTGGTGGCCATCGGCCTGGCCCACCTGTTGACGCCGGGCCAGTACCACTTCTTCCACGACACCTTCCGCCGGCTATCCTACTTTCCCATCGTTCTGGCTGCCATCTGGTTCGGGCTGCGTGGCGGCCTCACGGTGGCCGTCCTGTCCTCCGTGGCCTTCACTCCCCATCTGGCGCTGTTCCTGGCTCGGGATCCTGGGGCATCCCTCAGTGAGCTTACCGAGGTGCTGCTCTATCTGGCCGCCGGCACGGTCACCGGCTTCATCGCCGGCCGGGAGGCTCGCCTGCGCCGGCAGTACCAGGAGGCCTCTCAGAACCTGGAGCGCTCCTACGCTCGCCTCCACGACCAGGCCCAGCTCCTGCTGGAGGCGGAGGAGCAGCTGGGGGCCAGTCAACGCCTGTCGGCCCTGGGGCAGCTTGCCGCGACCCTGGCCCACGAGATCAAGAACCCGCTGGCCGCCATCCGGGGGGCAGCCGAAATCCTGCGGGAAGACCTGCCCGCTGGCCATCCGAAGGAGGAGTTTGCCGATATCCTTCTCAAGGAGGTCAACCGGCTGAACGCCACGGTCGAGGAGGTGCTGCGCTATTCCCGGGGGGTGCCCAGCCGCTCGACTCCGTGGGAGCCCTTGCGGCCAGTGGTGGAGCGGGTGGTGACCCTGGTGGAAGGGCAACGCCGCAAGAAGGCCGTCCAGCTGACGGTGGCCGGCCTGACCGAGGCTGGCGACCGGCCGGTGGACGGCGGCCGGCTGACCCAGGTGCTGTTGAATCTGGTCATCAACGCCATCGAGGTCGTGCCCGCGGCCGGCGGCCGGGTGGAGATCCGGGTCGCCGCCGACCCGGATGCCCTTGAGCTGGCGATCCGGGACAACGGTCCCGGCGTGCCGGCGCAGGATCGGCAGCGGATCTTCATGCCCTTTGTCTCCAACAAGGAAGGGGGCACCGGGCTGGGCCTGTCCCTGAGCCGCAAGCTGGTGGAGGGCCTGGGCGGCCAGCTCCTGTGCGGGGAGGGGCCGGAGGGCGGCGCCCTGTTCACCATCCGCCTGCCGGTCCCAGGATCGCCCGCCGGAACGCCCCCGTCACCGGAGACGCTGCCATGA